One region of Acanthopagrus latus isolate v.2019 chromosome 24, fAcaLat1.1, whole genome shotgun sequence genomic DNA includes:
- the LOC119015513 gene encoding microtubule-associated protein 2-like isoform X1, with protein MADGRQPDEHWSTNGQENGENGYSAYSSAYSQNGYHGGAAAHPGTTVDDSANLPPSPPPSPSAEQIGPVAQAQPEESISKASVGSATKEDEPQLASPHQKQMEVERATPEGGDLASSEPPPLTKKKEISDTSSVEESNPDRKDVVEGAAETKAQEAKQPLQTEELSNLKEEDKEGLIKSGKSGALVDESKDKLLLVEGTIKEAQDGSTDIKLHEAAVTDGQKVDERQETSESSTEPGTESKITSDIYAEHESGVKTYFETSSKSHEEESSQTQSYYELSTAAETKLSGETESITQKLEEQQEGNARLSSGKISLEQRSLSLNITIGSPSGQTEEKSKALLERLCPISGSFDESEVYPSTPSVESQHKFPPAVSITPTTTDSPGDTPTKADMPSPSEKHNYGFEHSGSLSDMLDLAGALPRPSLEVKELDQLRRKSMPNNVSALVGSSLAKLALGDQTSRAVGGESQLEEMGYCVFSEYSGPMPSPADVPSPGDSPHQRFPSVEGEVEEELAATEAEDVQDKKQQQDQKEIVPEMSQKSVFEKKDPPVKTTLILEKAVPSGVKPDRLRIPMNSSNNRLTEFRLETGLPGDIKIQAIPEVDIEKDPSREASPIPPDNSFTFNLTETGGKAPQTPSTPKSPADIPSETQITGEKAGKEVLPEVKAENDPEAERIDNKQTESDKEMQKSEEGKSEERTEAGEASSQCLDSKEKDDKKNPVEQETPKRSETTDKQETSKPVQDLSTKKPLEIKEIQLQEVNKSSPKPHITSPVIIIPQAQIEEEADEDDDIEIAEEPQEMMEEDQVPSKTDQAEENRVKEAGKEEQKKELVRLMVGDQMLEEDPKSGAEEWSHSAINSDDGEPATDSSHLSPCSDHDQPNEGGRDQDIGEVLPEDTHEGNKEQGEVGREDQAGEKEVEEVSSEGADKEKGQIEEEKRDIDIGQEVDETSEVLCETRQAAIDETTMDISILDTDSGWMDSQDDDKSIMTEQIEALPQTQSPASTPVVDRPAKRAPGRGRGRPGTTESKSFRKVTSHHPPRDEMKKKKVGLRRADQNKVSALQSRSPSRKSVAKAAARHPRPALLHGSARRKATGMESHQPLSVAHQSRERTTERAYRSPEKRSSLPRPAKSLTRHIPAAEQEDGTPTRPTSFQSRGDSRSGRTPGMAGTDSARSRSVRSGASTPGSSAVTPGTLPSYTCRTPGSRTPGSHTPKSFSVLQEKKVAVIRTPPKSPSSVQRQLKVLNQPLPDLKNVKSKIGSTSNLKHQPKGGQVQIMHEKLDFSHVQSKCGSKDNLKHSPKGGNVMIPSVKLDFSHVQAKCGSLDKIQHAAGGGNQVQIQTKKIDVSHVTSKCGSMSNIRHRPGGGHVRIENVKLDFKDKAHAKVGSLSNASHTPGGGNVMIESHKLSFRESAKARVDHGAEIVITHTPGAETGGTSPRLSSAGSINLLESPQLSTLAQDVTAALAKQGL; from the exons ATGGCAGACGGTCGGCAGCCAGATGAGCACTGGTCCACAAACGGCCAAGAGAACGGCGAGAACGGCTACTCGGCCTACAGCTCTGCCTACAGCCAGAACGGATACCACGGTGGGGCGGCTGCACATCCTGGAACGACAG TGGATGACTCAGCCAATttgcctccctcccctcccccctctccatccGCTGAGCAGATTGGGCCCGTGGCACAAg CCCAGCCAGAAGAAAGTATCAGTAAAGCATCGGTTGGGTCTGCTACGAAAGAAGATGAGCCTCAGTTGGCATCGCCACATCAGAAGCAGATGGAAGTTGAAAGAGCAACACCCGAAGGTGGAGATCTCGCCTCAAGTGAACCTCCTCCACTCACCAAAAAAAAGGAGATCTCTGACACCTCCTCAGTTGAGGAAAGTAACCCAGACAGAAAGGATGTAGTAGAAGGAGCAGCTGAGACCAAAGCACAAGAAGCAAAACAACCCTTACAGACAGAGGAGCTGTCGAATCttaaagaggaagacaaagagggaCTTATAAAATCAGGCAAATCAGGAGCCCTTGTGGATGAAAGTAAGGACAAGCTTTTACTGGTTGAGGGAACAATTAAGGAGGCCCAAGATGGTAGCACTGATATTAAATTACATGAGGCGGCAGTGACTGATGGTCAAAAAGTGGACGAAAGGCAAGAAACATCCGAGTCCAGTACAGAACCTGGTACAGAGTCGAAAATCACTTCAGATATTTATGCAGAACATGAGTCAGGAGTAAAAACTTACTTTGAGACATCCTCAAAAAGCCACGAAGAAGAGTCTTCTCAAACCCAGAGTTATTACGAactcagcacagcagcagagacaaagctAAGTGGGGAAACTGAAAGTATTACACAGAAGCTCGAGGAACAACAGGAGGGAAACGCCAGACTGTCTTCTGGTAAGATTTCATTAGAACAGAGGAGTCTTTCTCTCAACATTACCATTGGATCTCCGTCAGGACAGACTGAAGAGAAATCAAAGGCCCTCTTAGAAAGGTTATGTCCCATCAGTGGAAGCTTTGATGAATCTGAGGTTTACCCTTCAACACCATCTGTGGAGAGCCAGCACAAGTTCCCTCCGGCTGTCTCCATCACCCCAACTACCACTGATTCACCTGGAGATACTCCCACCAAGGCAGATATGCCTTCACCTTCTGAGAAGCACAATTATGGATTTGAACATTCAGGCAGTCTCTCTGATATGTTGGACCTGGCCGGGGCCTTGCCTCGGCCATCATTAGAGGTGAAGGAGCTCGATCAGTTGAGACGAAAGTCCATGCCCAACAATGTATCAGCTCTGGTTGGGAGTTCTTTGGCCAAGCTCGCTTTGGGAGATCAGACTTCGAGAGCTGTAGGAGGGGAAAGTCAGCTAGAGGAAATGGGCTACTGTGTCTTCAGTGAGTACTCTGGGCCCATGCCTTCTCCTGCTGATGTACCCAGTCCGGGGGACTCGCCACACCAGCGTTTCCCTTCAGTGGAGGGGGAAGTTGAGGAGGAGCTTGCAGCCACGGAAGCAGAAGATGTTCAAgataaaaagcaacaacaagATCAGAAAGAAATTGTCCCTGAGATGTCGCAAAAATCAGTATTTGAAAAGAAAGATCCACCAGTAAAGACTACCCTGATTCTTGAAAAAGCTGTGCCCAGTGGAGTAAAACCTGATCGCCTAAGAATCCCAATGAATTCTTCAAACAACAGACTGACTGAGTTTCGTTTGGAGACTGGCCTACCTGGAGACATAAAGATCCAAGCAATCCCTGAGGTAGACATTGAAAAAGACCCCTCCAGAGAAGCTTCACCCATCCCACCAGACAATTCCTTTACTTTCAATCTTACGGAAACAGGAGGCAAGGCACCCCAAACTCCAAGCACTCCAAAGTCCCCAGCTGATATACCCTCAGAAACCCAAATCACTGGAGAGAAGGCAGGTAAGGAAGTTTTACCAGAGGTCAAAGCAGAGAACGACCCAGAGGCTGAGAGGATTGATAATAAACAGACAGAGTCAGACAAGGAAATGCAGAAATCAGAGGAGGGGAAATCAGAAGAAAGAACAGAAGCAGGAGAGGCGTCATCTCAGTGTTTagacagcaaagaaaaagacGACAAGAAGAATCCAGTTGAGCAAGAGACGCCTAAAAGATCAGAAACAACAGACAAGCAAGAGACCTCAAAACCAGTTCAGGATTTAAGCACTAAAAAACCcttagaaataaaagaaatccaGCTACAGGAGGTAAATAAATCCTCGCCAAAGCCACACATAACCTCCCCAGTCATCATCATACCTCAAGCACAAATAGAGGAAGAAGCTGATGAAGACGATGATATTGAGATTGCTGAAGAGCCTCAAGAGATGATGGAGGAAGATCAAGTGCCCAGCAAGACCGATCAAGCAGAGGAGAATCGAGTCAAAGAAGCTGGGAAGGAAGAGCAAAAGAAGGAGCTGGTGAGGCTGATGGTAGGTGATCAAATGTTGGAGGAAGATCCGAAGTCTGGAGCAGAAGAGTGGAGTCATAGCGCCATCAACAGTGATGATGGGGAGCCTGCGACGGACAGTTCGCACCTGTCTCCATGCTCTGATCACGATCAGCCTAATGAAGGTGGCAGAGATCAAGACATCGGAGAGGTTTTGCCAGAAGACACGCATGAAGGGAATAAAGAGCAGGGCGAGGTGGGAAGGGAAGATCAAGCAGGGGAaaaggaagtggaggaggtCAGTTCTGAGGGGGCAGATAAAGAGAAAGGGCAgatagaagaagagaagagagataTTGACATTGGTCAGGAGGTGGATGAAACCTCTGAAGTGCTCTGCGAGACCAGGCAGGCAGCTATCGATGAAACCACCATGGACATCTCCATCCTAGATACAGACAGTGGCTGGATGGACTCACAAG ATGATGACAAAAGTATCATGACCGAGCAAATCGAAGCCCTTCCTCAGACCCAGAGTCCTGCCAGTACACCTGTGGTGGACAGACCCGCTAAACGGGCCCCTGGCAGAGGAAGGGGCCGCCCTGGCACCACTGAGAGTAAATCGTTCCGCAAAGTAACCAGCCACCATCCGCCAAGAGacgagatgaagaagaaaaaag TAGGCCTGAGGAGGGCTGACCAGAATAAGGTGTCAGCCCTCCAAAGTCGTTCTCCGTCTCGAAAGAGTGTAGCCAAAGCGGCAGCCAGACACCCTAGGCCCGCTCTGCTTCACGGTTCTGCTAGACGCAAGGCCACAG GTATGGAGAGCCATCAGCCCCTCAGTGTGGCCCACCAGTCCAGGGAGAGGACCACT GAGAGAGCGTACCGCAGCCCAGAGAAGAGGTCGTCCTTGCCCCGGCCCGCCAAATCTCTGACGCGCCACATACCTGCTGCTGAGCAAGAGGACGGCACCCCCACCAGGCCGACCT CGTTCCAGTCCAGAGGTGACAGCAGGTCTGGGAGAACCCCTGGTATGGCAG GCACAGACTCGGCACGTTCCCGGTCGGTCCGCAGCGGCGCTTCCACCCCCGGCTCCTCCGCCGTCACGCCCGGCACGCTCCCCAGCTACACCTGCCGCACCCCCGGCTCGCGCACCCCCGGCAGCCACACGCCCAAGTCCTTCAGCGTCCTCCAGGAGAAGAAGGTGGCGGTGATCCGGACCCCGCCCAAGTCTCCTTCCTCCGTCCAGCGGCAGCTGAAGGTTCTCAATCAGCCCCTGCCTGACCTGAAGAATGTAAAGTCCAAAATTGGGTCCACTTCGAACCTAAAGCACCAGCCGAAAGGCGGACAG GTTCAAATTATGCACGAGAAGCTGGACTTCAGTCATGTTCAGTCAAAGTGCGGCTCCAAGGATAATCTGAAGCACTCGCCCAAAGGAGGCAAT GTCATGATTCCAAGCGTTAAACTGGACTTTAGCCACGTTCAGGCTAAATGTGGCTCCCTGGACAAAATCCAGCATGCAGCCGGCGGTGGAAAC CAGGTCCAAATCCAGACCAAGAAGATCGACGTGAGCCACGTCACCTCCAAATGTGGTTCCATGTCCAACATCCGCCACCGACCAG GAGGAGGTCACGTGCGTATTGAGAACGTGAAGCTGGACTTTAAGGACAAGGCACACGCCAAAGTCGGCTCCCTGAGCAACGCCAGCCACACCCCCGGAGGCGGGAACGTCatg ATCGAGAGCCACAAGCTGTCCTTCCGGGAATCGGCCAAAGCTCGGGTGGATCACGGCGCCGAAATCGTCATCACCCACACCCCCGGCGCTGAGACGGGAGGCACCTCCCCTCGGCTGTCCTCTGCCGGCAGCATCAACCTCCTGGAGTCGCCCCAGCTCTCCACGCTGGCGCAGGATGTCACCGCCGCTCTGGCTAAGCAGGGCTTATGA
- the LOC119015513 gene encoding microtubule-associated protein 2-like isoform X2: MADGRQPDEHWSTNGQENGENGYSAYSSAYSQNGYHGGAAAHPGTTVDDSANLPPSPPPSPSAEQIGPVAQAQPEESISKASVGSATKEDEPQLASPHQKQMEVERATPEGGDLASSEPPPLTKKKEISDTSSVEESNPDRKDVVEGAAETKAQEAKQPLQTEELSNLKEEDKEGLIKSGKSGALVDESKDKLLLVEGTIKEAQDGSTDIKLHEAAVTDGQKVDERQETSESSTEPGTESKITSDIYAEHESGVKTYFETSSKSHEEESSQTQSYYELSTAAETKLSGETESITQKLEEQQEGNARLSSGKISLEQRSLSLNITIGSPSGQTEEKSKALLERLCPISGSFDESEVYPSTPSVESQHKFPPAVSITPTTTDSPGDTPTKADMPSPSEKHNYGFEHSGSLSDMLDLAGALPRPSLEVKELDQLRRKSMPNNVSALVGSSLAKLALGDQTSRAVGGESQLEEMGYCVFSEYSGPMPSPADVPSPGDSPHQRFPSVEGEVEEELAATEAEDVQDKKQQQDQKEIVPEMSQKSVFEKKDPPVKTTLILEKAVPSGVKPDRLRIPMNSSNNRLTEFRLETGLPGDIKIQAIPEVDIEKDPSREASPIPPDNSFTFNLTETGGKAPQTPSTPKSPADIPSETQITGEKAGKEVLPEVKAENDPEAERIDNKQTESDKEMQKSEEGKSEERTEAGEASSQCLDSKEKDDKKNPVEQETPKRSETTDKQETSKPVQDLSTKKPLEIKEIQLQEVNKSSPKPHITSPVIIIPQAQIEEEADEDDDIEIAEEPQEMMEEDQVPSKTDQAEENRVKEAGKEEQKKELVRLMVGDQMLEEDPKSGAEEWSHSAINSDDGEPATDSSHLSPCSDHDQPNEGGRDQDIGEVLPEDTHEGNKEQGEVGREDQAGEKEVEEVSSEGADKEKGQIEEEKRDIDIGQEVDETSEVLCETRQAAIDETTMDISILDTDSGWMDSQDDDKSIMTEQIEALPQTQSPASTPVVDRPAKRAPGRGRGRPGTTESKSFRKVTSHHPPRDEMKKKKGLRRADQNKVSALQSRSPSRKSVAKAAARHPRPALLHGSARRKATGMESHQPLSVAHQSRERTTERAYRSPEKRSSLPRPAKSLTRHIPAAEQEDGTPTRPTSFQSRGDSRSGRTPGMAGTDSARSRSVRSGASTPGSSAVTPGTLPSYTCRTPGSRTPGSHTPKSFSVLQEKKVAVIRTPPKSPSSVQRQLKVLNQPLPDLKNVKSKIGSTSNLKHQPKGGQVQIMHEKLDFSHVQSKCGSKDNLKHSPKGGNVMIPSVKLDFSHVQAKCGSLDKIQHAAGGGNQVQIQTKKIDVSHVTSKCGSMSNIRHRPGGGHVRIENVKLDFKDKAHAKVGSLSNASHTPGGGNVMIESHKLSFRESAKARVDHGAEIVITHTPGAETGGTSPRLSSAGSINLLESPQLSTLAQDVTAALAKQGL; the protein is encoded by the exons ATGGCAGACGGTCGGCAGCCAGATGAGCACTGGTCCACAAACGGCCAAGAGAACGGCGAGAACGGCTACTCGGCCTACAGCTCTGCCTACAGCCAGAACGGATACCACGGTGGGGCGGCTGCACATCCTGGAACGACAG TGGATGACTCAGCCAATttgcctccctcccctcccccctctccatccGCTGAGCAGATTGGGCCCGTGGCACAAg CCCAGCCAGAAGAAAGTATCAGTAAAGCATCGGTTGGGTCTGCTACGAAAGAAGATGAGCCTCAGTTGGCATCGCCACATCAGAAGCAGATGGAAGTTGAAAGAGCAACACCCGAAGGTGGAGATCTCGCCTCAAGTGAACCTCCTCCACTCACCAAAAAAAAGGAGATCTCTGACACCTCCTCAGTTGAGGAAAGTAACCCAGACAGAAAGGATGTAGTAGAAGGAGCAGCTGAGACCAAAGCACAAGAAGCAAAACAACCCTTACAGACAGAGGAGCTGTCGAATCttaaagaggaagacaaagagggaCTTATAAAATCAGGCAAATCAGGAGCCCTTGTGGATGAAAGTAAGGACAAGCTTTTACTGGTTGAGGGAACAATTAAGGAGGCCCAAGATGGTAGCACTGATATTAAATTACATGAGGCGGCAGTGACTGATGGTCAAAAAGTGGACGAAAGGCAAGAAACATCCGAGTCCAGTACAGAACCTGGTACAGAGTCGAAAATCACTTCAGATATTTATGCAGAACATGAGTCAGGAGTAAAAACTTACTTTGAGACATCCTCAAAAAGCCACGAAGAAGAGTCTTCTCAAACCCAGAGTTATTACGAactcagcacagcagcagagacaaagctAAGTGGGGAAACTGAAAGTATTACACAGAAGCTCGAGGAACAACAGGAGGGAAACGCCAGACTGTCTTCTGGTAAGATTTCATTAGAACAGAGGAGTCTTTCTCTCAACATTACCATTGGATCTCCGTCAGGACAGACTGAAGAGAAATCAAAGGCCCTCTTAGAAAGGTTATGTCCCATCAGTGGAAGCTTTGATGAATCTGAGGTTTACCCTTCAACACCATCTGTGGAGAGCCAGCACAAGTTCCCTCCGGCTGTCTCCATCACCCCAACTACCACTGATTCACCTGGAGATACTCCCACCAAGGCAGATATGCCTTCACCTTCTGAGAAGCACAATTATGGATTTGAACATTCAGGCAGTCTCTCTGATATGTTGGACCTGGCCGGGGCCTTGCCTCGGCCATCATTAGAGGTGAAGGAGCTCGATCAGTTGAGACGAAAGTCCATGCCCAACAATGTATCAGCTCTGGTTGGGAGTTCTTTGGCCAAGCTCGCTTTGGGAGATCAGACTTCGAGAGCTGTAGGAGGGGAAAGTCAGCTAGAGGAAATGGGCTACTGTGTCTTCAGTGAGTACTCTGGGCCCATGCCTTCTCCTGCTGATGTACCCAGTCCGGGGGACTCGCCACACCAGCGTTTCCCTTCAGTGGAGGGGGAAGTTGAGGAGGAGCTTGCAGCCACGGAAGCAGAAGATGTTCAAgataaaaagcaacaacaagATCAGAAAGAAATTGTCCCTGAGATGTCGCAAAAATCAGTATTTGAAAAGAAAGATCCACCAGTAAAGACTACCCTGATTCTTGAAAAAGCTGTGCCCAGTGGAGTAAAACCTGATCGCCTAAGAATCCCAATGAATTCTTCAAACAACAGACTGACTGAGTTTCGTTTGGAGACTGGCCTACCTGGAGACATAAAGATCCAAGCAATCCCTGAGGTAGACATTGAAAAAGACCCCTCCAGAGAAGCTTCACCCATCCCACCAGACAATTCCTTTACTTTCAATCTTACGGAAACAGGAGGCAAGGCACCCCAAACTCCAAGCACTCCAAAGTCCCCAGCTGATATACCCTCAGAAACCCAAATCACTGGAGAGAAGGCAGGTAAGGAAGTTTTACCAGAGGTCAAAGCAGAGAACGACCCAGAGGCTGAGAGGATTGATAATAAACAGACAGAGTCAGACAAGGAAATGCAGAAATCAGAGGAGGGGAAATCAGAAGAAAGAACAGAAGCAGGAGAGGCGTCATCTCAGTGTTTagacagcaaagaaaaagacGACAAGAAGAATCCAGTTGAGCAAGAGACGCCTAAAAGATCAGAAACAACAGACAAGCAAGAGACCTCAAAACCAGTTCAGGATTTAAGCACTAAAAAACCcttagaaataaaagaaatccaGCTACAGGAGGTAAATAAATCCTCGCCAAAGCCACACATAACCTCCCCAGTCATCATCATACCTCAAGCACAAATAGAGGAAGAAGCTGATGAAGACGATGATATTGAGATTGCTGAAGAGCCTCAAGAGATGATGGAGGAAGATCAAGTGCCCAGCAAGACCGATCAAGCAGAGGAGAATCGAGTCAAAGAAGCTGGGAAGGAAGAGCAAAAGAAGGAGCTGGTGAGGCTGATGGTAGGTGATCAAATGTTGGAGGAAGATCCGAAGTCTGGAGCAGAAGAGTGGAGTCATAGCGCCATCAACAGTGATGATGGGGAGCCTGCGACGGACAGTTCGCACCTGTCTCCATGCTCTGATCACGATCAGCCTAATGAAGGTGGCAGAGATCAAGACATCGGAGAGGTTTTGCCAGAAGACACGCATGAAGGGAATAAAGAGCAGGGCGAGGTGGGAAGGGAAGATCAAGCAGGGGAaaaggaagtggaggaggtCAGTTCTGAGGGGGCAGATAAAGAGAAAGGGCAgatagaagaagagaagagagataTTGACATTGGTCAGGAGGTGGATGAAACCTCTGAAGTGCTCTGCGAGACCAGGCAGGCAGCTATCGATGAAACCACCATGGACATCTCCATCCTAGATACAGACAGTGGCTGGATGGACTCACAAG ATGATGACAAAAGTATCATGACCGAGCAAATCGAAGCCCTTCCTCAGACCCAGAGTCCTGCCAGTACACCTGTGGTGGACAGACCCGCTAAACGGGCCCCTGGCAGAGGAAGGGGCCGCCCTGGCACCACTGAGAGTAAATCGTTCCGCAAAGTAACCAGCCACCATCCGCCAAGAGacgagatgaagaagaaaaaag GCCTGAGGAGGGCTGACCAGAATAAGGTGTCAGCCCTCCAAAGTCGTTCTCCGTCTCGAAAGAGTGTAGCCAAAGCGGCAGCCAGACACCCTAGGCCCGCTCTGCTTCACGGTTCTGCTAGACGCAAGGCCACAG GTATGGAGAGCCATCAGCCCCTCAGTGTGGCCCACCAGTCCAGGGAGAGGACCACT GAGAGAGCGTACCGCAGCCCAGAGAAGAGGTCGTCCTTGCCCCGGCCCGCCAAATCTCTGACGCGCCACATACCTGCTGCTGAGCAAGAGGACGGCACCCCCACCAGGCCGACCT CGTTCCAGTCCAGAGGTGACAGCAGGTCTGGGAGAACCCCTGGTATGGCAG GCACAGACTCGGCACGTTCCCGGTCGGTCCGCAGCGGCGCTTCCACCCCCGGCTCCTCCGCCGTCACGCCCGGCACGCTCCCCAGCTACACCTGCCGCACCCCCGGCTCGCGCACCCCCGGCAGCCACACGCCCAAGTCCTTCAGCGTCCTCCAGGAGAAGAAGGTGGCGGTGATCCGGACCCCGCCCAAGTCTCCTTCCTCCGTCCAGCGGCAGCTGAAGGTTCTCAATCAGCCCCTGCCTGACCTGAAGAATGTAAAGTCCAAAATTGGGTCCACTTCGAACCTAAAGCACCAGCCGAAAGGCGGACAG GTTCAAATTATGCACGAGAAGCTGGACTTCAGTCATGTTCAGTCAAAGTGCGGCTCCAAGGATAATCTGAAGCACTCGCCCAAAGGAGGCAAT GTCATGATTCCAAGCGTTAAACTGGACTTTAGCCACGTTCAGGCTAAATGTGGCTCCCTGGACAAAATCCAGCATGCAGCCGGCGGTGGAAAC CAGGTCCAAATCCAGACCAAGAAGATCGACGTGAGCCACGTCACCTCCAAATGTGGTTCCATGTCCAACATCCGCCACCGACCAG GAGGAGGTCACGTGCGTATTGAGAACGTGAAGCTGGACTTTAAGGACAAGGCACACGCCAAAGTCGGCTCCCTGAGCAACGCCAGCCACACCCCCGGAGGCGGGAACGTCatg ATCGAGAGCCACAAGCTGTCCTTCCGGGAATCGGCCAAAGCTCGGGTGGATCACGGCGCCGAAATCGTCATCACCCACACCCCCGGCGCTGAGACGGGAGGCACCTCCCCTCGGCTGTCCTCTGCCGGCAGCATCAACCTCCTGGAGTCGCCCCAGCTCTCCACGCTGGCGCAGGATGTCACCGCCGCTCTGGCTAAGCAGGGCTTATGA